In Actinomadura citrea, a single window of DNA contains:
- a CDS encoding beta-ketoacyl-ACP synthase III, with amino-acid sequence MTAALTIPEAAPGARILAFGDYRPARIVTNDDLAQTVDTNDEWIRSRVGITERRIAGDDEGIVELGAHAAGKALAGSGLAPSDIDLVILATCSAETPMPGHAAQIAHRLGIEAPGAFDLNAACAGFCYALATASAAVRAGSARNALVIGAEKMSQWIDWTDRSTCIIFADGAGAAVVSASETPGIGPVVWGSAGDKYDKIIIEDRNSFIRQEGQAVFRWATTAIAPIAIQACERAGVKPEELAAVVPHQANLRIIEAIARKVKASNAVVADDIRQSGNTSGASIPLALSRMIERGDVPSGAPALLVGFGAGLSYAAQVIQIP; translated from the coding sequence ATGACCGCAGCGCTCACCATCCCCGAGGCGGCGCCCGGCGCCCGCATCCTGGCGTTCGGCGACTACCGGCCCGCCCGCATCGTCACCAACGACGACCTCGCGCAGACCGTCGACACCAACGACGAGTGGATCCGCAGCCGCGTCGGCATCACCGAGCGGCGCATCGCCGGCGACGACGAGGGCATCGTCGAGCTCGGCGCGCACGCCGCCGGCAAGGCGCTGGCGGGCAGCGGCCTCGCCCCCTCCGACATCGACCTGGTGATCCTCGCGACCTGCTCGGCGGAGACGCCGATGCCGGGCCACGCCGCGCAGATCGCGCACCGCCTCGGCATCGAGGCGCCCGGCGCGTTCGACCTCAACGCCGCCTGCGCCGGCTTCTGCTACGCGCTCGCCACCGCCAGCGCCGCCGTCCGGGCGGGCAGCGCCCGCAACGCGCTGGTCATCGGCGCCGAGAAGATGTCCCAGTGGATCGACTGGACCGACCGCTCCACCTGCATCATCTTCGCCGACGGCGCGGGCGCGGCGGTCGTCAGCGCCAGCGAGACCCCCGGCATCGGCCCCGTCGTGTGGGGCAGCGCCGGCGACAAGTACGACAAGATCATCATCGAGGACCGCAACTCGTTCATCCGGCAGGAGGGGCAGGCGGTGTTCCGCTGGGCCACCACCGCCATCGCGCCGATCGCGATCCAGGCGTGCGAGCGGGCCGGGGTCAAGCCCGAAGAGCTCGCCGCCGTGGTCCCGCACCAGGCCAACCTGCGGATCATCGAGGCGATCGCCCGCAAGGTGAAGGCGTCCAACGCCGTCGTGGCCGACGACATCAGGCAGTCCGGCAACACCTCGGGCGCCTCGATCCCGCTTGCGCTGTCCCGAATGATCGAACGCGGCGACGTGCCGTCCGGCGCCCCGGCCCTGCTGGTCGGATTCGGTGCGGGGCTGTCCTACGCTGCCCAAGTCATCCAGATCCCGTAG
- a CDS encoding acyl carrier protein codes for MKEVATEQEILDGLAEIIDEIVGIDKSEVTPEKNFIDDLDIDSLSMVEIAVAAQDRFGVEIPDDELRNLKTVKDVINFVQNLQS; via the coding sequence ATGAAAGAAGTCGCCACCGAACAGGAGATTCTGGACGGCCTCGCGGAGATCATCGATGAGATCGTCGGCATCGACAAGTCCGAGGTGACCCCGGAGAAGAACTTCATCGACGACCTCGACATCGACTCGCTGTCGATGGTGGAGATCGCGGTGGCCGCCCAGGACCGCTTCGGCGTCGAGATCCCCGACGACGAGCTGCGCAACCTCAAGACGGTCAAGGACGTCATCAACTTCGTCCAGAACCTGCAGAGCTGA
- a CDS encoding beta-ketoacyl-[acyl-carrier-protein] synthase family protein: MSKSQTRVVVTGLGATTPLGGDMPSTWSALLAGESGIRKLDWEGVEDLPVRFAATLKVDPSEVMPKQNLRRLDRNQAIALIAAREAWTSAGFAAPTGGKPQKGMDRAGVDGGFTVDGERLGVVLSSGIGGLHTALNSYDVFREKGWSRVSPFTVPMLMPNGASGHVGIEFGAMAGSHALVSACASSGEAVGYAIDMIRAGRADVVICGGTESCIHPLQMASFGAMRAMSTRNEEPARASRPYDKNRDGFVLGEGAAVMILESEEHARARGANVHGIAAGCGYSGDAYDIVLPDPSGAGQAKAMQRALKDAGLEPGDLVHINAHATSTPAGDVAELASIKAGLGEEAARQVVITATKSMTGHMLGGAGALESIFTVLALKEGLVPFVANLEDLDDEVDLDIVRDEPRKLPDGPAAALNNSFGFGGHNVSVAFQRAL; the protein is encoded by the coding sequence ATGAGCAAGAGCCAGACCAGGGTCGTGGTGACCGGTCTCGGTGCAACGACCCCACTCGGCGGCGACATGCCGTCGACCTGGTCCGCCCTGCTCGCCGGCGAGTCCGGTATCCGCAAGCTGGACTGGGAGGGGGTCGAGGACCTGCCGGTCCGGTTCGCCGCGACGCTGAAGGTCGACCCGTCCGAGGTGATGCCGAAGCAGAACCTGCGGCGTCTCGACCGCAACCAGGCGATCGCCCTGATCGCCGCGCGCGAGGCCTGGACGTCCGCCGGGTTCGCCGCGCCGACGGGCGGCAAGCCCCAGAAGGGCATGGACCGCGCCGGCGTCGACGGCGGCTTCACGGTCGACGGCGAGCGCCTCGGCGTGGTGCTGTCCAGCGGCATCGGCGGCCTGCACACCGCCCTCAACAGCTATGACGTCTTCCGGGAGAAGGGCTGGTCGCGGGTCTCGCCCTTCACCGTCCCGATGCTGATGCCGAACGGCGCCTCCGGGCACGTCGGCATCGAGTTCGGCGCGATGGCCGGCTCGCACGCCCTGGTCAGCGCCTGCGCGTCCAGCGGCGAGGCGGTCGGGTACGCCATCGACATGATCCGCGCCGGCCGCGCCGACGTGGTGATCTGCGGTGGCACCGAGTCGTGCATACACCCCCTGCAGATGGCCTCGTTCGGGGCGATGCGGGCGATGTCGACCCGCAACGAGGAGCCCGCGCGCGCGTCCCGGCCCTACGACAAGAACCGCGACGGCTTCGTGCTCGGCGAGGGCGCCGCCGTGATGATCCTCGAATCGGAGGAGCACGCCCGCGCCCGCGGCGCGAACGTCCACGGCATCGCGGCCGGCTGCGGCTACTCCGGCGACGCCTACGACATCGTGCTGCCCGACCCGTCCGGCGCCGGGCAGGCCAAGGCGATGCAGCGGGCCCTCAAGGACGCGGGCCTGGAGCCCGGCGACCTCGTCCACATCAACGCGCACGCCACCTCCACCCCCGCCGGCGACGTCGCGGAGCTCGCCTCCATCAAGGCGGGGCTCGGCGAGGAGGCCGCGCGCCAGGTGGTCATCACCGCGACCAAGTCGATGACCGGGCACATGCTCGGCGGCGCCGGCGCGCTTGAGTCGATCTTCACGGTGCTCGCGCTCAAGGAGGGCCTCGTGCCGTTCGTGGCCAACCTGGAGGACCTCGACGACGAGGTCGACCTCGACATCGTGCGGGACGAGCCGCGCAAGCTCCCGGACGGCCCGGCGGCGGCGCTCAACAACTCGTTCGGATTCGGCGGCCACAACGTGTCGGTCGCCTTCCAGCGCGCTCTCTGA
- a CDS encoding MarR family winged helix-turn-helix transcriptional regulator, which translates to MTTPREPQAAAEREVCGLVNGLAQQIADHVRDRAVTLGLTAAQATALREMTGPMTMRELAERMSCEPSNATFVIDKLEKQGLVERRAHPTDRRAKLLVLTADGDVLRERLLELLVQDSPLAGLTAQQQRTLQDLLEQAITRR; encoded by the coding sequence ATGACAACGCCCCGGGAGCCACAGGCGGCCGCCGAGCGCGAGGTGTGCGGTCTGGTGAACGGGCTGGCCCAGCAGATCGCCGATCACGTACGCGACCGCGCCGTCACCCTGGGCCTCACCGCGGCGCAGGCCACCGCGCTGCGGGAGATGACCGGACCGATGACCATGCGGGAGCTCGCCGAGCGCATGAGCTGCGAGCCCTCCAACGCCACCTTCGTCATCGACAAACTGGAGAAGCAGGGACTGGTCGAGCGCCGGGCCCATCCCACCGACCGCCGCGCCAAGCTGCTCGTCCTCACCGCTGACGGCGACGTGCTCCGCGAACGGCTCCTCGAACTCCTCGTCCAGGACTCACCGCTGGCCGGCCTCACCGCCCAGCAGCAGCGCACCCTTCAGGACCTGCTCGAGCAGGCCATCACCCGACGGTGA
- a CDS encoding MBL fold metallo-hydrolase, translating to MTNSVVDQAERLRRPAGIRSLPLGDMRVSYVPDGAVRLPPRGWLPDTTEEVWITHPDYLDASGHLVASIGGLLVEHGDRALLIDAGFGPQSLPPDPSTPRGDIHGGALLESLAELGRGPEEIEAVAFTHLHSDHLGWAWHPAPGSDRPVFAHADYLVSESEWAERDVMAEEVTAMASRVRTVTEGEEIFPGVRVRITAGHTAGHAEYVVTSGGQRLIAFGDALHSPIQIDHPEWSASVDHDPARSADHRRRLVAELEEPGTIGFGVHFADVVFGRVRRDGDGPAWRPVDADASPAAWHRP from the coding sequence ATGACGAACTCCGTGGTCGACCAGGCCGAGCGGTTGCGGCGGCCGGCGGGAATCCGCTCGCTCCCGCTGGGCGACATGAGGGTGTCCTACGTACCGGACGGCGCCGTGCGGCTCCCTCCGCGCGGCTGGCTCCCGGACACCACCGAGGAGGTGTGGATCACCCACCCGGACTACCTGGACGCCTCCGGTCACCTCGTGGCGAGCATCGGCGGCCTGCTGGTGGAGCACGGCGACCGCGCCCTGCTGATCGACGCGGGGTTCGGGCCGCAGTCGCTGCCGCCCGACCCGAGCACCCCGCGCGGCGACATCCACGGGGGCGCGCTTCTGGAGAGCCTGGCCGAACTCGGCCGCGGGCCGGAAGAGATCGAGGCCGTCGCCTTCACCCACCTTCACTCCGATCACCTCGGCTGGGCCTGGCATCCCGCCCCCGGGAGCGACCGTCCCGTGTTCGCCCACGCCGACTACCTGGTGTCCGAGTCGGAATGGGCCGAGCGCGACGTGATGGCCGAGGAGGTCACCGCCATGGCGTCGCGCGTCAGGACGGTGACAGAGGGCGAGGAGATCTTCCCGGGGGTGCGGGTCCGGATCACCGCGGGGCACACGGCCGGCCATGCCGAGTACGTCGTCACCTCGGGCGGACAGCGGCTGATCGCGTTCGGCGACGCCCTGCACTCACCCATCCAGATCGACCACCCCGAATGGTCCGCGTCCGTCGACCACGACCCCGCCCGGTCCGCCGACCACCGCCGCCGTCTCGTCGCCGAGCTGGAGGAGCCCGGCACGATCGGCTTCGGCGTCCACTTCGCCGACGTGGTGTTCGGGCGGGTCCGGCGGGACGGCGACGGCCCCGCGTGGCGTCCCGTGGATGCGGACGCCTCCCCCGCGGCCTGGCACCGCCCGTGA
- a CDS encoding SpoIIE family protein phosphatase, with protein MSGTDDELARLRDLYEHAPCGHLSLSPPGTITRVNQTFLDWTGYRAEELLDGTRFQELLPVGDRIYYETHVRPLLTMQGEVREIAVDLKCAGGERLPALVNSTLRPEEPGGSASVRVCVFRATDRREYERELLNARRRARESEARARQLAETLQSSFIPPALPSVPGLEVGGAYRPAGAGDEVGGDFYDLFEITPARWGLVLGDVCGKGAGAAVVTSLARYTVRAVATEAESPADVLRKLNSSLLSHGEERFCTAVYAGIECGPGGGPLLTVSLGGHPAPLLATPSGEVRPIGRPGDLLGLLDDVVLADEAVELRSGDAVLFFTDGVSEARRGREFFGEDRLAALLSDVRAHAADAITGRIVDRVLGFQDGVPRDDIALVTLRVP; from the coding sequence ATGTCCGGCACGGATGACGAACTCGCCCGCCTGCGGGACCTCTATGAGCACGCGCCCTGCGGCCACCTGTCGCTGAGTCCTCCCGGGACGATCACCAGGGTCAACCAGACGTTCCTCGACTGGACGGGCTACCGCGCCGAAGAGCTGCTCGACGGCACGCGCTTCCAGGAGCTGCTCCCCGTCGGGGACCGCATCTACTACGAGACGCACGTCCGGCCGCTGCTGACCATGCAGGGCGAGGTCCGCGAGATCGCGGTCGACCTGAAGTGCGCCGGCGGCGAGCGGCTGCCCGCGCTGGTCAACTCGACGCTGCGCCCGGAGGAGCCGGGCGGGTCCGCCTCCGTCCGGGTCTGCGTCTTCCGCGCCACCGACCGCCGGGAGTACGAGCGGGAACTCCTCAACGCCCGCCGGCGCGCGCGGGAGTCGGAGGCACGCGCCCGGCAGCTCGCCGAGACCCTTCAGAGCAGCTTCATCCCGCCCGCGCTGCCGTCCGTGCCCGGCCTGGAGGTGGGCGGCGCCTACCGCCCGGCAGGGGCCGGCGACGAGGTGGGAGGGGACTTCTACGACCTGTTCGAGATCACTCCCGCCCGGTGGGGGCTGGTGCTGGGGGACGTGTGCGGCAAGGGGGCCGGGGCCGCGGTGGTGACGAGCCTGGCGCGGTACACGGTGCGGGCGGTCGCCACGGAGGCCGAGTCGCCCGCCGACGTCCTCCGGAAGCTGAACTCGTCTCTGCTGAGCCATGGCGAGGAGCGGTTCTGTACCGCCGTCTACGCCGGCATCGAGTGCGGTCCGGGCGGCGGGCCGCTCCTGACCGTCTCGCTCGGCGGTCATCCCGCGCCGCTCCTGGCCACCCCCTCCGGCGAGGTGCGGCCCATCGGCCGGCCCGGCGACCTGCTCGGCCTGCTCGACGACGTGGTGCTGGCCGACGAGGCCGTGGAGCTGCGGTCCGGCGACGCCGTCCTGTTCTTCACCGACGGTGTCAGCGAGGCGCGCCGCGGCCGGGAGTTCTTCGGCGAGGACCGGCTCGCCGCCCTGCTGTCCGACGTCAGGGCCCACGCCGCCGACGCCATCACCGGACGCATCGTCGACCGCGTCCTCGGGTTCCAGGACGGCGTGCCGCGCGACGACATCGCCCTCGTCACCCTCAGGGTCCCCTAG
- a CDS encoding alpha/beta fold hydrolase, with amino-acid sequence MIFAHGFGCDQTMWRLTAPAFEAERRVILFDHVGMGNSELAAYSADRYDALDAYAEDVLDIVHELDLRDVIFVGHSVSAMMGVLAANREPHRFAGLVLVGPSPRYIDEGDYVGGFSGADITELLESLESNYLGWSSRMAPLIMGNAERPELGQELTNAFCRTDPDIARQFARVTFLSDNRADLPEVSVPALLLQCSEDIIAPEAVGEYVHRAIPGSELVRLRATGHCPILSAPEETIEAIKAFLEKVPGGPDVRHG; translated from the coding sequence ATGATCTTCGCGCACGGGTTCGGCTGTGACCAGACGATGTGGCGGCTCACCGCACCGGCCTTCGAGGCCGAACGCCGGGTCATCCTGTTCGACCACGTCGGGATGGGGAACTCGGAGCTGGCGGCCTACTCGGCCGACCGGTACGACGCCCTGGACGCCTACGCCGAGGACGTGCTGGACATCGTCCATGAACTGGACCTGCGCGATGTGATCTTCGTCGGGCACTCGGTCAGCGCGATGATGGGGGTGCTGGCCGCCAACCGGGAGCCGCATCGCTTCGCCGGCCTCGTGCTGGTCGGCCCCTCTCCCCGCTACATCGACGAGGGGGACTATGTCGGCGGGTTCAGCGGCGCCGACATCACGGAGCTCCTGGAGTCGCTGGAGAGCAACTATCTCGGCTGGTCGAGCCGGATGGCGCCGCTGATCATGGGGAACGCGGAACGGCCCGAGCTGGGCCAGGAGCTGACCAACGCCTTCTGCCGTACCGACCCCGACATCGCGCGGCAGTTCGCCCGCGTGACCTTCCTGTCCGACAACCGGGCCGACCTGCCCGAGGTGAGCGTCCCGGCACTGCTCCTGCAGTGCTCGGAGGACATCATCGCCCCGGAGGCGGTGGGGGAGTACGTGCACCGCGCCATCCCCGGAAGCGAGCTGGTGCGGCTGCGGGCGACCGGGCACTGCCCCATCCTGAGCGCGCCCGAGGAGACGATCGAGGCGATCAAGGCCTTTCTGGAGAAGGTTCCGGGTGGCCCCGATGTCCGGCACGGATGA
- a CDS encoding DUF3145 domain-containing protein, translating into MTARGVFYVHSAPPALSPHIEWAAAGVLGVPVSLEWADQPAAPGTLRAELHWEGRPGTAAGITSALRNWKLVRFEATEDPTPGTDGVRFSFTPTLGVFTGVIGASGDIMIPEDRLRAVMANAAVGKATLEQELDRLLGTPWDNELEPFRRAGDGAPVRWLHAAV; encoded by the coding sequence GTGACCGCACGTGGCGTTTTTTACGTCCACTCCGCGCCACCTGCGCTGAGCCCGCACATCGAGTGGGCCGCCGCAGGTGTTCTCGGGGTGCCCGTTTCCCTTGAGTGGGCAGATCAGCCGGCCGCGCCCGGAACGCTGCGCGCCGAGCTCCATTGGGAGGGCAGGCCCGGTACGGCGGCGGGCATCACCTCCGCGCTGCGCAACTGGAAACTGGTGCGGTTCGAGGCCACCGAGGATCCGACGCCCGGCACCGACGGCGTCCGCTTCAGCTTCACCCCGACCCTCGGGGTGTTCACCGGGGTCATCGGCGCCAGCGGCGACATCATGATCCCCGAGGACCGGCTCCGCGCGGTGATGGCGAACGCCGCCGTCGGCAAGGCCACCCTGGAGCAGGAGCTCGACCGGCTGCTCGGCACGCCGTGGGACAACGAGCTGGAGCCCTTCCGCAGGGCCGGCGACGGCGCCCCCGTCCGCTGGCTGCACGCCGCCGTCTGA
- a CDS encoding S8 family peptidase, giving the protein MFDQQARLDRVLARHADAVVVEPMPGRPALIRRDEILVAGRDAGAAESLVRRWYDSRDDEGGVTRLRLRAPAKVDVCELAAVLGGADRRHRRLSAAPNHLVLGQPMWWSGPADLPRPAPPLPAPEGGPVRRDVTVAILDTGLSPHPWYEGEDWYREQRDEAAEVLDADLDFELDAQAGHGTFIAGVVLSQAPSAALRARRVIDGHGIGDELDVIRALEWLAAWGRADIVNISLGCHTYDDRPSPVLSQAIAALGRRTVVVACAGNTATDRPFWPAAMKPVIGVAALDGDDRAWFSNHGWWVDACAQGVGVASAFVRFDGPRSAVDGADPDRFDGYATWSGTSFATPVVAGRIAALAAEEGIGASEAADRVLDPARHPVLPGLGTEVHAASSLGVIG; this is encoded by the coding sequence ATGTTCGATCAACAGGCCCGGCTGGACCGGGTGCTGGCGCGGCACGCGGACGCCGTCGTGGTGGAACCGATGCCGGGGCGACCGGCGCTGATCCGCCGGGACGAGATCCTGGTCGCGGGACGGGACGCGGGCGCCGCCGAGTCGCTGGTCCGGCGCTGGTACGACTCGCGCGACGACGAGGGCGGCGTCACGCGGCTGCGGCTGCGCGCCCCCGCGAAGGTCGACGTGTGCGAGCTGGCGGCCGTCCTCGGCGGCGCGGACCGGCGGCACCGCCGGCTGAGCGCGGCGCCGAACCATCTCGTCCTCGGCCAGCCGATGTGGTGGAGCGGGCCCGCGGACCTGCCCCGCCCGGCCCCTCCCCTGCCCGCGCCCGAGGGCGGCCCGGTCCGGCGGGACGTGACGGTCGCGATCCTGGACACCGGGCTGTCGCCGCACCCCTGGTACGAGGGCGAGGATTGGTACCGCGAGCAGCGCGACGAGGCGGCGGAGGTCCTGGACGCCGATCTGGACTTCGAGCTGGACGCGCAGGCGGGGCACGGCACGTTCATCGCGGGCGTCGTGCTGTCCCAGGCGCCGTCCGCCGCGCTGCGGGCCCGCCGCGTCATCGACGGCCACGGGATCGGCGACGAGCTGGACGTGATCCGGGCGCTGGAGTGGCTCGCCGCCTGGGGCCGCGCCGACATCGTCAACATCTCGCTCGGCTGCCACACCTACGACGACCGCCCCTCGCCGGTGCTCTCCCAGGCGATCGCCGCGCTCGGCCGCCGCACGGTCGTCGTGGCGTGCGCGGGGAACACCGCGACGGACCGCCCGTTCTGGCCCGCCGCGATGAAGCCGGTCATCGGCGTCGCCGCCCTGGACGGCGACGACCGGGCCTGGTTCTCCAACCACGGATGGTGGGTGGACGCCTGCGCGCAGGGCGTCGGCGTGGCCAGTGCCTTCGTCCGGTTCGACGGCCCCCGCTCCGCGGTGGACGGTGCCGATCCCGACCGGTTCGACGGCTATGCGACATGGAGCGGGACGTCGTTCGCGACGCCGGTCGTGGCGGGACGGATCGCCGCCCTCGCGGCGGAGGAGGGCATCGGCGCGTCCGAGGCGGCCGACCGCGTGCTCGATCCGGCCCGGCACCCGGTACTTCCCGGCCTAGGCACCGAAGTGCACGCCGCGTCATCGCTCGGTGTCATAGGGTGA
- a CDS encoding RNA polymerase sigma factor, with protein sequence MARRDDTDELVVRARDGDGDAWARLVERHSGLLWSIARSYGLNDADAGDAVQTTWLRLVERIDELREPAAAACWLATTARHESLRLARRRGRTLPSVPAPREPEPDPARVVAARERLGMVGAALERLPLRCRTLLRLFALAPSHAELAAALGIPVGSVGPTRARCLESLRRLVP encoded by the coding sequence GTGGCCCGTAGGGACGATACGGACGAGCTGGTGGTCCGGGCACGCGACGGCGACGGTGACGCGTGGGCCCGGCTGGTCGAGCGGCACAGCGGGCTGCTGTGGTCGATCGCGCGCTCGTACGGGTTGAACGACGCCGATGCGGGCGACGCGGTGCAGACCACGTGGCTGCGGCTGGTGGAGCGGATCGACGAGCTCCGCGAGCCCGCCGCGGCGGCGTGCTGGCTGGCCACGACGGCGCGCCACGAGAGCCTGCGGCTGGCACGCCGGCGCGGCCGCACGCTTCCGTCGGTGCCCGCGCCGCGCGAGCCGGAGCCCGACCCCGCGCGGGTGGTCGCGGCGCGCGAGCGGCTCGGCATGGTCGGCGCGGCGCTGGAGAGGCTGCCCCTGCGCTGCCGGACGCTGCTGCGGCTGTTCGCGCTCGCGCCGAGCCACGCCGAGCTGGCCGCCGCCCTCGGGATCCCCGTGGGCAGCGTCGGCCCGACGCGGGCGCGCTGCCTGGAGTCGCTGCGGAGGCTCGTCCCGTGA
- a CDS encoding CHAT domain-containing protein: protein MTGQDERVLLRMAARDPATAFTRALALLEDGGGILALRVAGLAAKELGRLDEGLAFLQRALELASGSDPYAAAQVRMNLVGLLTASGDVTGALAHARRAETVLHGPDADRLAANKAGALARAGRLEEAHEVAVQALPRLRAGQDPAALNGLLTNLGLARVFRGDYDGAEEALAEAVAVGESAGLRHQTAMAKGNLAFTVSRRGDVPRALRLFAEAEQGLTGERLAQCRFDQAETLIMAGLPGEARPVLTAALDAATANGYRCDTADGYLLLAHAELADGNAEEATVAAERARTTFTEQQRTGWALLAEHVLLKARWAAGERTAVLLRSATAAAERLEGGGWVDAADEARIVAARVALSLGRPAGHLLAPVRRTSGPASGRIAAWHAIALEHSSRDARKGAVAAVRAGLEVTEEHAEVLDALDLRARAAGLATELAELGLRLSGSARELLAVEERRRAIARPVRVRPPKDPGRAAALTALRALSVDRTADTARGGAPPAPGADPAAREARLTALEAKIRERTRRRPSGASPGRPAAAGAVAAALGDRALVELIAIGDELHAVTVAGGRTRRHRLGAGDGARRETGLLRFAARRLAEDGGPPAPPALAGAAERLDRLLLAPLRPVLGDRELVIAPTGVLHGLPWAALPSLAGRPFTVVPSAGAWLHARTRAPSGGHAVLVAGPDLQHADREIAALRRLHPGAVVLDGPDARAEPVRDALEGAAVAHIAAHGEFHQGNALFSRLRLADGPLMVHDLDELADPPHLIVLSACDIGRADEGDAVLGMAGALLALGTATVIASVLPVRDDATPAFMTAFHTALATGKTPSRALAATARAPATTGFLAMGAG from the coding sequence GTGACCGGGCAGGACGAGCGCGTCCTGCTGCGGATGGCGGCGAGGGATCCCGCGACCGCCTTCACGCGGGCGCTCGCGCTGCTGGAGGACGGCGGCGGGATCCTGGCTCTGCGCGTGGCCGGCCTCGCCGCCAAGGAGCTGGGCCGGCTGGACGAAGGGCTCGCCTTCCTCCAGCGCGCCCTGGAACTGGCCTCCGGGTCCGACCCGTATGCGGCGGCGCAGGTGCGGATGAATCTCGTGGGGCTGCTCACGGCGAGCGGTGACGTCACCGGGGCGCTCGCCCACGCGCGGCGGGCGGAGACCGTCCTGCACGGGCCCGACGCCGACCGTCTGGCCGCCAACAAGGCGGGCGCGCTGGCACGGGCCGGACGTCTGGAGGAGGCCCACGAAGTCGCCGTGCAGGCCTTGCCCCGGTTGCGTGCCGGGCAGGATCCGGCGGCGCTCAACGGTCTGCTCACCAACCTCGGCCTGGCGCGGGTGTTCCGCGGTGACTACGACGGCGCGGAGGAGGCGCTGGCCGAGGCCGTCGCCGTCGGCGAGTCCGCCGGGTTACGCCACCAGACGGCCATGGCGAAGGGGAATCTGGCTTTCACGGTGTCGCGGCGTGGGGACGTCCCGCGCGCGCTCCGCCTCTTCGCGGAGGCCGAACAGGGCCTGACCGGTGAGCGCCTGGCGCAGTGCCGGTTCGACCAGGCGGAGACGCTCATCATGGCCGGCCTGCCGGGCGAGGCGCGTCCCGTCCTCACCGCCGCCCTGGACGCGGCCACGGCGAACGGGTACCGATGCGACACGGCGGACGGCTACCTGCTCCTCGCCCACGCCGAGCTGGCCGACGGCAACGCGGAGGAGGCCACGGTGGCGGCGGAGCGGGCCCGCACGACGTTCACCGAGCAGCAGCGCACCGGATGGGCGCTTCTGGCCGAGCATGTGCTGCTCAAGGCCCGGTGGGCGGCCGGCGAGCGAACCGCCGTCCTGCTCCGTTCGGCCACGGCCGCGGCGGAACGGCTGGAGGGCGGCGGATGGGTGGACGCCGCCGACGAGGCCCGTATCGTCGCCGCGCGCGTGGCGCTGTCGCTGGGCCGCCCGGCAGGTCACCTGCTGGCCCCCGTCCGGCGGACGAGCGGCCCGGCCTCGGGCAGGATCGCCGCCTGGCACGCGATAGCCCTCGAACACTCCTCCCGTGACGCCCGCAAGGGCGCGGTGGCGGCGGTCAGGGCCGGGCTGGAGGTGACCGAGGAGCATGCGGAGGTCCTGGACGCGCTCGACCTGCGCGCCCGCGCGGCGGGACTCGCCACCGAGCTGGCGGAGCTCGGCCTCCGCCTGTCCGGGTCGGCGCGGGAACTGCTCGCCGTGGAGGAGCGGCGGCGGGCGATCGCGCGGCCGGTCCGCGTCCGCCCGCCCAAGGACCCCGGGCGCGCCGCGGCGCTGACCGCGCTGCGCGCCCTCAGCGTCGACCGCACGGCCGACACCGCCCGCGGCGGGGCCCCGCCCGCGCCGGGGGCCGACCCGGCCGCGCGGGAGGCGCGCCTGACCGCGCTGGAGGCGAAGATCCGCGAGCGGACGCGCCGCCGCCCGTCCGGCGCCTCCCCGGGCCGCCCGGCCGCGGCCGGCGCGGTCGCCGCCGCGCTCGGCGACCGCGCCCTCGTCGAGCTGATCGCGATCGGCGACGAGCTGCACGCCGTCACCGTCGCGGGCGGCCGGACCCGCCGCCACCGCCTCGGCGCGGGCGACGGGGCGCGCCGCGAGACCGGCCTGCTCCGTTTCGCCGCCCGCCGCCTCGCCGAGGACGGCGGGCCGCCCGCGCCGCCCGCCCTCGCGGGCGCGGCCGAACGCCTCGACCGCCTCCTGCTCGCCCCGCTGCGGCCCGTCCTGGGCGACCGCGAGCTGGTCATCGCCCCGACGGGAGTCCTGCACGGGCTGCCCTGGGCGGCGCTCCCGTCCCTGGCGGGGCGCCCGTTCACGGTCGTCCCGTCCGCCGGGGCCTGGCTCCACGCCCGCACGCGCGCCCCCTCCGGCGGGCACGCCGTCCTCGTGGCGGGCCCCGACCTCCAGCACGCCGACCGCGAGATCGCCGCCCTCCGCCGCCTCCACCCCGGCGCCGTCGTCCTGGACGGCCCTGACGCCCGCGCCGAACCCGTCCGCGACGCCCTGGAAGGGGCCGCCGTCGCCCACATCGCCGCCCACGGCGAGTTCCATCAGGGCAACGCCCTGTTCTCCCGGCTGCGCCTGGCCGACGGCCCCCTCATGGTCCACGACCTGGACGAGCTGGCCGATCCGCCGCACCTGATCGTCCTGTCCGCGTGCGACATCGGCCGCGCCGACGAGGGGGACGCCGTCCTCGGCATGGCCGGCGCCCTGCTGGCCCTGGGCACCGCGACCGTGATCGCCAGCGTTCTGCCCGTCCGGGACGACGCGACCCCGGCCTTCATGACCGCCTTCCACACGGCGCTGGCGACCGGGAAGACCCCCTCCCGGGCGCTGGCCGCCACCGCCCGGGCCCCGGCCACGACCGGTTTCCTGGCCATGGGCGCCGGCTGA